One region of Salinibacterium sp. TMP30 genomic DNA includes:
- a CDS encoding RIO1 family regulatory kinase/ATPase, whose translation MSLSDQASSFSAAPPLSTALSAGLWASAEFTALSELYELGAPVPYPVQVDGTEVLMEFIGAGRVAAPRLAALRSSPTELRELWDQVVELMRIFARAGFTHGDLSPYNLLVHDGRVVVIDVPQIVDIVSNPSGVELVERDCRNVCSWFLRHGVECDPHELAGELIAEAFGS comes from the coding sequence ATGTCACTTAGTGACCAAGCATCATCATTTTCAGCCGCACCACCACTGTCCACTGCGCTGTCGGCAGGGCTGTGGGCGTCGGCCGAATTCACTGCGCTCAGTGAGCTCTATGAGCTGGGGGCACCGGTGCCCTATCCGGTGCAAGTGGATGGCACCGAGGTTCTGATGGAGTTCATCGGAGCTGGTCGGGTAGCTGCGCCTCGATTGGCAGCATTGCGGTCGAGCCCGACCGAACTCAGAGAACTTTGGGATCAGGTAGTCGAACTCATGCGCATCTTTGCGCGTGCAGGCTTCACCCACGGTGACCTGTCGCCATACAACCTGCTGGTGCACGATGGTCGGGTTGTGGTGATTGATGTGCCACAGATTGTCGACATTGTGAGCAACCCGAGTGGTGTTGAGCTTGTCGAACGTGACTGTCGAAACGTGTGCTCTTGGTTTCTGAGGCACGGTGTCGAGTGCGATCCTCACGAACTTGCTGGAGAGTTGATCGCCGAAGCGTTCGGAAGCTAA
- a CDS encoding MarR family transcriptional regulator, whose protein sequence is MPQRDEVDRIVEAWSRERPDLDFAPLHVLSRVGRLAKHLERARKVAFAVSGLEPWEFDVLSALRKTGSPYQLSPTALVQQTMVSSGTMTNRIDRMVSRHLVERRTDPNDGRGVIVAMTATGRERVDGAITSLVHDETALLSRMSAGEQERLSSLLRKLSLDGE, encoded by the coding sequence ATGCCCCAACGCGACGAAGTCGACCGAATTGTCGAAGCGTGGTCGCGAGAGCGTCCCGATCTCGACTTTGCCCCGTTGCATGTTCTGAGCCGGGTTGGCCGACTGGCAAAGCACTTGGAGCGCGCCCGCAAGGTGGCTTTCGCCGTTTCTGGACTTGAACCGTGGGAATTCGATGTTCTGTCTGCCCTGCGCAAAACAGGTTCCCCCTACCAACTGAGCCCCACCGCTCTTGTTCAGCAGACGATGGTGTCGAGCGGCACCATGACGAACCGGATTGACCGGATGGTGTCTCGCCATCTGGTGGAGCGTCGCACCGACCCGAATGACGGCCGCGGTGTCATTGTGGCGATGACGGCGACGGGTCGCGAGCGCGTCGATGGGGCGATTACGTCGCTCGTGCACGACGAGACAGCGCTGCTTTCGCGCATGTCTGCCGGCGAACAGGAACGACTGAGCTCACTGCTCAGAAAACTGAGTCTCGACGGTGAATAG
- a CDS encoding TatD family hydrolase, which produces MTEPFIRQRHRSADEAASKKLQYPPLPDPLDGVVYDNHTHLEIADGGPDNQLDFREQLARASAVGVRGVVQVGTDVVTSRWSAELAAREPRVLAAVAIHPNDAPELEAAGELDAALTVIDELAARARVRAVGETGLDFFRTDDEGRPAQFRSFEAHIEIAKRHGLALQIHDRDAHDEVIETLLRVGAPERTVFHCFSGDAAMARIAADNGWYVSFAGTVTFTNAASLREALTVIDRDRILVETDAPYLTPHPLRGRPNAPYVMPYTVRAMAAHLEIDELELSAQLATTTETVYGSWDTELPEGIAPAPARAAASTSSANAGPQ; this is translated from the coding sequence GTGACCGAACCGTTCATTAGGCAGCGCCACCGCAGCGCAGATGAGGCAGCCTCTAAGAAGCTGCAGTACCCGCCGCTGCCCGACCCACTTGACGGCGTTGTTTACGACAACCACACGCACCTCGAAATTGCTGACGGTGGCCCCGACAACCAGTTGGACTTTCGCGAACAGTTGGCGCGAGCATCCGCAGTCGGCGTTCGTGGCGTTGTGCAGGTCGGCACCGATGTCGTTACGAGTCGATGGTCGGCTGAACTTGCTGCACGCGAGCCTCGCGTTCTCGCTGCCGTGGCAATTCATCCCAACGATGCGCCCGAGCTTGAGGCTGCCGGTGAGCTCGACGCTGCCCTCACCGTGATTGATGAACTCGCTGCTCGTGCCCGCGTTCGTGCGGTGGGGGAGACGGGGCTCGATTTTTTCCGCACTGATGACGAGGGTCGCCCCGCGCAATTCCGCTCCTTCGAGGCCCATATCGAGATCGCCAAGCGGCACGGCCTTGCGCTGCAAATCCACGATCGCGATGCCCACGATGAGGTCATAGAGACTCTGCTGCGCGTTGGTGCTCCCGAACGCACGGTCTTCCACTGTTTCTCGGGCGATGCTGCGATGGCGCGTATCGCGGCCGACAACGGCTGGTATGTGTCATTCGCCGGCACTGTCACGTTCACGAACGCGGCAAGCCTGCGCGAGGCGCTGACTGTCATTGATCGTGATCGCATCCTGGTCGAGACGGATGCCCCGTACCTCACACCTCACCCACTGAGGGGTCGCCCCAACGCGCCCTACGTGATGCCGTACACCGTGCGCGCGATGGCGGCACACTTGGAGATCGACGAACTCGAACTCTCGGCTCAGCTCGCGACCACCACCGAAACTGTCTATGGCTCCTGGGATACCGAGTTGCCTGAGGGCATCGCGCCCGCCCCAGCACGAGCCGCGGCATCGACATCATCCGCGAATGCAGGCCCCCAATGA
- the rsmI gene encoding 16S rRNA (cytidine(1402)-2'-O)-methyltransferase gives MIILAATPIGNLGDASQRLIEALTNAEVIASEDTRTTIHLMRALGIENRPRLIPLHEHNESEKAAEIVELARDADVLVLSDAGMPAISDPGFPLVSAAAAAGVTVTALPGPSAVLTALAVSGLPTDRFSFEGFLPRKGRVAYFRGLAREERTMVFFESPNRLPAALADLATALGDDRRAVVCRELTKMYEEVARGTAAELAAKFKDGARGEICLVVEGAAPATSDLPTAVAYVLSLVADGARLKEAATEVAEQTGLSKRELYEAALRSKA, from the coding sequence GTGATCATTCTCGCGGCGACTCCCATCGGCAACCTTGGCGATGCCTCCCAGCGCCTCATCGAGGCACTCACCAACGCTGAGGTGATCGCCAGCGAAGACACCAGAACGACCATTCACCTGATGCGTGCCCTCGGCATCGAGAACCGTCCGCGGCTCATTCCTTTGCACGAACACAACGAGTCAGAGAAGGCCGCCGAGATTGTCGAACTCGCCCGCGACGCCGACGTCCTTGTTCTCAGCGATGCGGGGATGCCCGCCATCAGCGACCCCGGATTTCCCCTCGTCTCCGCGGCCGCCGCCGCCGGGGTCACCGTCACAGCTTTGCCCGGACCAAGTGCCGTTCTCACTGCGCTTGCCGTCTCCGGCCTCCCTACTGACCGCTTCAGTTTCGAGGGATTCCTGCCACGCAAAGGACGCGTCGCCTATTTCCGCGGTCTTGCTCGCGAAGAGCGCACAATGGTGTTCTTCGAAAGCCCAAATCGGTTACCGGCAGCGCTCGCCGACCTCGCCACCGCACTCGGCGATGACCGCCGCGCGGTCGTGTGCCGCGAACTCACCAAAATGTATGAAGAAGTTGCGCGCGGTACTGCAGCCGAGCTCGCCGCCAAGTTTAAGGATGGGGCTCGGGGCGAGATCTGTCTCGTCGTTGAGGGTGCCGCACCCGCGACATCCGATCTCCCCACCGCTGTGGCCTACGTTCTCTCTCTCGTTGCCGACGGTGCGCGGCTCAAAGAGGCCGCGACCGAGGTCGCCGAGCAGACCGGGTTGAGTAAGCGCGAACTGTATGAGGCGGCGCTGCGCTCGAAGGCGTAA
- a CDS encoding ABC-F family ATP-binding cassette domain-containing protein: MAHLLGAEALHLEFPTRVIFDKVTIGLDEGDRIGIVGRNGDGKTTLMRMLSGRLDPDDGRVTRRSGVTLGMLDQADELDGTRTVHETVIGDIDEHVWAGDPKVRDVIAGLAADIPWEAKVGDLSGGQRRRVALAALLIGDWDVIFLDEPTNHLDVEGISWLAGHLKRRWATNSGGLLVVTHDRWFLDEICTATWEVHDRLIEPFEGGYAAYILQRVERDRMAAASESKRQNLMRKELAWLRRGAPARSTKPKFRIDAANELIENEPPARDSVSLSSMAMQRLGKDVVDLEGVTVTYPVIDPASGIAGEKTVLNDVTWRIAPGERTGILGVNGAGKSTLLSLVAGSLKPTSGRVKRGKTIKVATLTQQLAELEDIWNERVSTVIGRHKSSYVTGGKEMTPTQMLERVGFTSAQLSTPVKDLSGGQKRRLQLLLILLSEPNVLILDEPTNDLDTDMLAAIEDLLDTFPGTLLVVSHDRYLIERVTDQQYAVMDGGFRHLPRGVDQYLELRVQQQKASSGASGAAAGAPDATAAKKPSSSLSGAELRTSQKEHAAAGRKIAKLQGQIAELHQRMAAHDQADFAGLGALVGEQQALQEALDTVETRWLELDELLA, encoded by the coding sequence ATGGCACACCTTCTTGGCGCTGAAGCACTTCACCTTGAATTTCCGACCCGCGTAATCTTCGACAAGGTCACTATTGGTCTCGACGAGGGCGATCGTATTGGCATTGTCGGGCGCAACGGTGACGGCAAAACCACTCTCATGCGCATGCTCTCGGGCAGGCTCGACCCCGACGATGGGCGAGTCACTCGACGCAGTGGCGTAACCCTGGGAATGCTCGACCAGGCCGATGAGCTCGATGGCACCAGAACGGTACACGAGACCGTCATTGGCGACATCGATGAGCATGTGTGGGCAGGCGACCCCAAGGTTCGCGACGTTATTGCGGGTCTCGCCGCTGACATCCCGTGGGAGGCCAAAGTTGGCGACCTTTCCGGTGGTCAGCGTCGCCGGGTTGCTCTCGCTGCTCTCTTGATTGGTGACTGGGATGTCATCTTCTTGGATGAGCCCACTAACCACCTCGACGTTGAGGGCATCTCGTGGCTTGCCGGTCATCTCAAGCGTCGCTGGGCCACCAACTCGGGCGGGTTGCTGGTTGTCACTCACGACCGGTGGTTCTTAGACGAGATTTGCACCGCAACGTGGGAGGTGCACGACCGCCTCATCGAGCCTTTCGAGGGTGGTTACGCTGCCTACATTTTGCAGCGGGTTGAGCGCGACCGTATGGCGGCCGCCTCGGAGTCGAAGCGTCAAAACTTGATGCGCAAAGAGTTGGCGTGGTTGCGTCGCGGTGCTCCCGCTCGCTCCACGAAACCAAAGTTCCGCATTGATGCGGCGAACGAACTAATTGAGAACGAGCCCCCCGCCCGCGACAGTGTTTCGCTGTCGTCGATGGCGATGCAGCGGCTCGGCAAAGATGTTGTTGACCTCGAGGGCGTCACCGTCACGTATCCGGTGATTGACCCGGCATCCGGTATCGCGGGCGAGAAGACGGTGCTTAACGATGTAACGTGGCGCATTGCTCCGGGTGAGCGCACGGGCATCCTCGGTGTTAATGGTGCCGGAAAGTCGACGCTGTTGTCGCTTGTTGCCGGAAGCCTCAAGCCGACGAGCGGTCGCGTGAAACGCGGAAAGACCATCAAGGTTGCGACCCTCACGCAGCAGCTTGCTGAACTTGAAGACATTTGGAACGAACGCGTCAGCACGGTGATCGGCCGCCACAAGAGCAGCTATGTCACCGGTGGCAAGGAGATGACGCCGACCCAGATGTTGGAGCGCGTTGGCTTCACAAGTGCACAGCTATCGACTCCGGTGAAAGACCTCTCCGGTGGGCAGAAGCGTCGGCTGCAGTTGTTGCTCATTCTGCTGTCTGAGCCCAACGTTCTGATTTTGGATGAGCCCACTAACGACCTCGACACCGACATGCTTGCGGCAATCGAGGATCTGCTCGACACGTTCCCTGGCACACTGCTTGTGGTGAGCCACGATAGGTACCTCATCGAGCGTGTCACTGATCAGCAGTACGCGGTGATGGATGGCGGCTTCCGTCACCTTCCGCGCGGTGTTGACCAGTACCTCGAGTTGCGTGTGCAGCAGCAGAAAGCGTCTTCGGGCGCGAGCGGTGCTGCCGCCGGTGCTCCGGATGCCACGGCCGCGAAAAAGCCGTCGTCGTCGCTGAGCGGGGCCGAGCTTCGCACTTCGCAAAAGGAGCACGCTGCTGCCGGTCGCAAGATCGCGAAGCTACAAGGCCAAATCGCAGAGTTGCATCAGCGGATGGCCGCCCACGACCAGGCAGACTTCGCGGGCCTTGGCGCTCTCGTTGGCGAACAGCAGGCTCTCCAGGAGGCACTCGACACCGTCGAGACCCGCTGGCTCGAGCTCGACGAACTGCTCGCGTAG
- the metG gene encoding methionine--tRNA ligase yields MSAGDSFYIATPIFYVNDVPHIGHAYTEVAADVLARWHRQRGEDAWLLTGTDEHGQKILRTAVANNTTPQEWADRLVADSWQPLLETIDIANDDFIRTTDERHEKAVGTFLQRLYDDGHIYPGEYEGYYCVGCEEYKQLDDLVTAADGEYKGQLVCAIHSRPVEVLKEKNYFFRMSAFQQKLLDLYESQPDFVQPASVRNEIIQFVKQGLDDLSISRSSFDWGVKVPWDESHVVYVWFDALLNYISAIGYGVDDDQFAKRWPAVQLVGKDIARFHAVIWPAMLMAADLPVPRAVFGHGWLLVGGEKMSKSKLTGIAPSQITDTFGSDAFRYYFMSAITFGQDGSFSWEDLSARYQSELANGFGNLASRVIAMVNKYFDGAIPALGALTSSDEAIVATQKRATVTSNAAIDSFAINEALDAVWQLVDELNGYITEQEPWALSKDPANRERLGTVLATAVNGLGTLSILLCPVLPKATERLWSAIGGVGELHKQRIDDAQHWQSSGRVTALETSLFPRIEVDAESGTA; encoded by the coding sequence ATGTCTGCCGGCGATTCCTTCTATATTGCGACGCCCATCTTCTATGTGAACGACGTCCCCCACATTGGGCACGCGTACACCGAGGTGGCCGCCGACGTTCTTGCACGCTGGCACCGTCAGCGCGGGGAAGACGCCTGGCTGCTCACCGGAACCGACGAGCACGGCCAAAAGATTTTGCGCACCGCCGTTGCCAACAACACGACGCCCCAAGAGTGGGCGGATCGTCTCGTTGCCGACTCGTGGCAGCCGCTGCTCGAGACCATCGATATCGCTAATGACGACTTCATTCGCACCACCGATGAACGTCACGAGAAGGCCGTCGGCACTTTCCTGCAGCGACTCTACGACGACGGCCACATCTACCCCGGTGAGTACGAGGGCTACTACTGCGTTGGCTGCGAAGAGTACAAACAGCTCGACGACCTCGTGACCGCAGCCGATGGCGAATACAAGGGCCAGCTGGTCTGCGCCATCCACTCACGCCCGGTTGAAGTTCTCAAAGAGAAGAACTACTTCTTCCGCATGAGCGCCTTCCAGCAGAAGCTGCTCGACCTTTACGAAAGCCAGCCCGACTTCGTGCAGCCCGCCAGCGTGCGCAATGAAATCATTCAGTTCGTCAAGCAGGGACTCGACGATCTCTCCATCTCGCGCTCCAGCTTTGACTGGGGCGTTAAAGTGCCGTGGGATGAGAGCCACGTCGTCTACGTCTGGTTCGACGCCCTGCTCAACTACATCAGCGCTATCGGTTACGGGGTCGACGATGACCAGTTCGCCAAGCGTTGGCCCGCTGTGCAACTCGTTGGCAAAGACATTGCTCGCTTCCACGCCGTCATCTGGCCCGCCATGCTCATGGCGGCAGACCTGCCCGTTCCGCGTGCCGTCTTTGGTCACGGCTGGTTGCTGGTCGGTGGCGAAAAAATGTCAAAATCAAAGCTCACGGGTATCGCACCAAGCCAGATCACCGACACGTTTGGTTCGGATGCGTTCCGTTACTACTTCATGAGCGCCATCACCTTTGGCCAAGATGGGTCATTCAGCTGGGAAGATTTGAGCGCGCGCTACCAGTCAGAATTGGCCAACGGATTCGGCAACCTAGCCTCGCGGGTAATAGCGATGGTCAATAAGTACTTCGATGGCGCCATTCCTGCGCTCGGTGCGCTCACGTCTTCCGATGAGGCGATTGTTGCAACGCAGAAGCGCGCTACCGTGACGTCGAACGCGGCCATCGATTCGTTCGCAATAAACGAGGCGCTCGACGCCGTGTGGCAACTCGTCGATGAACTCAACGGCTACATCACTGAACAGGAGCCGTGGGCGTTGTCGAAGGATCCTGCGAACCGTGAGCGACTGGGGACTGTTCTCGCCACGGCTGTCAATGGCCTTGGAACGCTGTCAATTTTGTTGTGTCCCGTGCTGCCCAAAGCCACCGAACGACTTTGGAGCGCCATCGGTGGAGTCGGCGAACTGCACAAGCAGCGGATCGATGACGCACAGCACTGGCAGAGCAGCGGTCGCGTCACCGCGCTCGAAACCTCGCTGTTCCCCCGCATCGAAGTGGATGCCGAGAGCGGCACGGCGTGA
- the rsmA gene encoding 16S rRNA (adenine(1518)-N(6)/adenine(1519)-N(6))-dimethyltransferase RsmA has protein sequence MNTLLGPAEIRDLADLLGIQPTKKLGQNFVIDPNTVRRIVKAAHVVSGETVVEVGPGLGSLTLGLLETGASVVAVEIDKRLAAQLPITVNQLQPDAQLTVITADALRVTELPNEPRVFVANLPYNVSVPVLLHFLEHFDSLDRGLVMVQAEVGNRVAAGPGSKVYGSPSIKAAWYGEFSTAGLVSRQVFWPVPNVDSVLVRFERREQPGTVEERTATFALVDAAFQQRRKMLRQSLSSLLGSSTAASDRLIAAGVAPTARGEELTVHDFLAIVRAA, from the coding sequence ATGAACACCCTGCTCGGCCCCGCGGAGATTCGCGATCTTGCTGATCTGCTCGGCATCCAGCCCACCAAGAAGCTGGGTCAAAACTTTGTTATCGACCCCAATACGGTGCGTCGCATTGTGAAGGCCGCGCATGTCGTTTCTGGCGAAACGGTGGTCGAGGTCGGCCCCGGGCTGGGATCATTAACGCTCGGGTTGCTCGAGACCGGGGCATCCGTTGTCGCCGTCGAAATCGATAAGCGCCTCGCCGCCCAATTGCCGATCACGGTCAACCAGCTGCAACCGGATGCTCAGCTCACAGTCATCACTGCTGACGCGCTGCGCGTCACCGAGCTGCCCAACGAACCTCGCGTGTTTGTCGCTAACCTTCCCTACAACGTGTCGGTTCCGGTGCTCCTGCATTTCTTGGAGCACTTCGACTCGCTCGACCGTGGTCTCGTTATGGTGCAAGCCGAAGTGGGCAATCGTGTCGCCGCCGGCCCAGGCAGCAAGGTCTATGGTTCACCGAGCATCAAAGCGGCCTGGTACGGCGAGTTCTCAACGGCGGGCCTGGTAAGCCGCCAAGTGTTCTGGCCAGTGCCCAATGTCGATTCGGTGCTCGTGCGCTTCGAGCGTCGTGAACAACCCGGAACCGTCGAGGAACGCACCGCCACTTTTGCTCTTGTGGATGCCGCGTTCCAGCAGCGTCGCAAAATGTTGCGCCAGTCACTCTCGAGTCTCTTAGGCAGCTCAACGGCCGCATCCGATCGGCTTATTGCGGCCGGTGTCGCACCCACAGCTCGTGGCGAGGAGCTCACGGTGCACGATTTCCTTGCGATTGTGCGCGCCGCCTGA
- a CDS encoding 4-diphosphocytidyl-2C-methyl-D-erythritol kinase, with protein sequence MSANSNTSIPSDHDVLEGTGRHPDEWFAFLDIAGASKWQHPQIVGWFATNADHLSAEWAESISARYAAARGLPAPE encoded by the coding sequence ATGTCGGCCAATAGCAACACCAGCATCCCCAGTGACCATGACGTGCTTGAGGGCACAGGACGGCATCCGGATGAATGGTTTGCCTTCTTGGATATTGCTGGCGCGTCGAAGTGGCAGCACCCGCAAATTGTGGGCTGGTTTGCCACTAACGCCGATCATTTGAGCGCGGAGTGGGCGGAGTCTATTTCTGCCCGCTACGCTGCCGCGCGGGGGTTGCCTGCTCCCGAATAG
- a CDS encoding 4-(cytidine 5'-diphospho)-2-C-methyl-D-erythritol kinase produces MTTVSAASTMVHARAPGKINVFLKVGSLLDDGYHDVAIAYQAVSLYEDVRAHRADDFSVSVSGTVNLSRVPTDGSNIAIKAARLLARRTGYRGGVRLEIEKRVPVTGGMGGGSADAAATLLACDALWGTNISREEMHGLAAELGADVPFALTGGTAIGTGRGDQLSPALAKGLYQWVLALSDSGLSTPEVYNELDLHRQRHSQDIFPAEAAPTVETDVLQALRAGDPHMLAESLHNDLQAPALHMAPSLAAVIELGEKNGALAGIVSGSGPTVAFLTADLDSALELQIALSAAQMTVVRATGPVHGARIITD; encoded by the coding sequence ATGACTACCGTCTCGGCAGCCTCCACAATGGTTCACGCTCGTGCCCCTGGCAAGATAAATGTTTTCCTCAAGGTGGGTTCGCTGCTCGATGACGGCTACCACGATGTAGCAATTGCCTATCAGGCAGTGTCATTGTATGAAGACGTGCGTGCGCATCGCGCCGACGACTTCTCGGTCTCAGTTTCAGGAACGGTCAACCTCTCTCGCGTTCCCACAGATGGCTCAAATATCGCCATCAAAGCGGCTCGACTGCTCGCGCGACGCACCGGCTACCGCGGCGGCGTTCGCCTCGAAATCGAAAAGCGCGTTCCCGTAACCGGTGGCATGGGTGGGGGGTCTGCGGATGCCGCAGCAACCCTTCTTGCCTGCGATGCGCTGTGGGGCACCAACATCTCTCGCGAAGAAATGCATGGCCTTGCTGCGGAGCTTGGCGCTGACGTGCCGTTCGCACTCACCGGCGGAACCGCGATTGGAACGGGTCGTGGCGACCAGCTCAGCCCCGCTCTCGCCAAGGGACTGTACCAGTGGGTTTTGGCGCTCTCCGACTCCGGGCTCTCAACCCCGGAGGTCTACAACGAGCTCGACCTCCACCGCCAACGGCACTCTCAAGACATTTTTCCTGCCGAGGCTGCACCCACCGTCGAAACGGATGTTTTGCAGGCGTTGCGGGCGGGAGATCCGCATATGCTCGCCGAGAGCCTCCACAATGACCTTCAGGCTCCTGCCCTTCATATGGCTCCATCACTTGCCGCTGTTATTGAACTTGGCGAGAAAAATGGGGCGCTCGCAGGCATTGTGTCGGGCTCTGGACCGACCGTTGCATTCCTCACGGCCGATCTCGATTCGGCCCTCGAGCTGCAAATCGCGTTGAGCGCAGCGCAGATGACGGTGGTGCGGGCTACCGGCCCCGTGCATGGAGCGCGAATCATCACCGACTAA
- a CDS encoding putative sulfate exporter family transporter, with product MNRAATSAALRRNSAGLTLALGAFGLALLISFVVPAIPTLTACVVLGILFTALPWRDSVRTTVKPGLAIAARRFLRIGVVLLGFKLSLVTIAELGWLVLGMIVAIVVITFFFTWGLGRMMRLPGQQPMLLAAGFSICGASAIGAMAGMTRAKDSDTATPIALVTLCGTLAIALLPALRPLLGLDTAEFGMWVGASVHDVGQVVATAQIAGATALAVAVVVKLTRVAMLAPMVALAGIVVARRDREAAAAVAASDSSDDSHATRDTTRDLTPVKRPAILPLFVVGFLAAVLVRTFVPLPDGFLEVAAYGQELVLGMALFGLGAAISIGTLIRTGGRALTVALISWAVIALLSFGAVEIARAAGVAALS from the coding sequence GTGAATAGGGCAGCCACCAGCGCTGCCCTGCGACGCAACTCTGCAGGCCTGACCCTCGCGCTTGGTGCCTTTGGCCTTGCTCTGCTGATTAGCTTTGTGGTTCCCGCTATTCCCACGCTGACGGCGTGTGTGGTGTTGGGCATCCTCTTCACAGCACTTCCGTGGCGTGATTCGGTGCGCACAACTGTGAAACCGGGGTTGGCAATTGCTGCCCGCCGTTTTCTGCGTATCGGTGTTGTGCTGTTGGGCTTCAAGCTCAGCTTGGTGACTATCGCGGAGCTGGGCTGGCTGGTGCTCGGCATGATTGTGGCGATCGTAGTGATCACGTTTTTCTTCACCTGGGGGCTCGGCCGGATGATGCGCCTCCCCGGTCAACAACCGATGCTGCTTGCTGCCGGGTTCTCGATCTGTGGTGCCTCAGCAATTGGCGCAATGGCGGGCATGACGCGCGCAAAAGACTCTGACACTGCGACGCCGATCGCCCTCGTCACCCTGTGCGGAACCTTGGCCATCGCCTTACTGCCCGCACTGCGCCCACTGCTCGGTCTTGATACTGCCGAGTTCGGGATGTGGGTGGGTGCGAGTGTTCACGATGTCGGCCAGGTCGTAGCCACGGCCCAAATCGCGGGGGCAACCGCCCTCGCCGTTGCTGTTGTAGTGAAGCTGACCCGGGTGGCGATGCTCGCCCCGATGGTTGCTCTCGCCGGGATTGTTGTTGCTCGTCGCGACCGTGAAGCTGCGGCCGCGGTCGCTGCCTCGGATTCTTCGGATGACTCACATGCGACGCGCGACACCACTCGGGACCTCACGCCCGTGAAGCGCCCCGCGATCCTCCCACTCTTCGTTGTCGGCTTCCTCGCCGCGGTGCTCGTGCGCACTTTCGTGCCCCTGCCCGACGGTTTTCTCGAGGTCGCCGCCTACGGCCAGGAACTCGTGCTCGGTATGGCCCTCTTCGGGCTCGGCGCTGCCATCAGCATTGGCACCCTCATCCGCACCGGTGGTCGCGCACTGACTGTTGCTCTCATCTCGTGGGCTGTCATCGCGCTCCTGTCGTTCGGCGCGGTCGAGATTGCGCGCGCTGCGGGAGTCGCCGCGCTCAGCTAG